The DNA sequence AATTAAGAGAAAAATATATTGAAAAAGTATATGAAATTATCGCTAAAAAGCTTTTTTCTTATGAAACTATAAATGATGATAAAAAAGAAGAAATTATAGAAAAAATAAAATCTGGTGAATATGATGAGTCAGAAATAGAGATAAAACCGCATTCAAAATCAATTTCTCCAGTAATAGAAGTTTATTCTAATGGAAGAGGAGATGGACCAGAAGGATTAGGCAATATTACTGAAATGTTAGATGATTTAGTATCTGGATTATCAGGAAAACCTCAAAAACAAAAAAAGATAAAAGTAAAAAATGCAATAGAAATATTATTGCAAGAAGAGATAAATGAGAATACAAATAAAGAAGATTTAATAAGGGAAGCAATAAATAAAGTAGAAAATGATGGGATAATTTTTATAGATGAAATTGATAAAATAGCAGAAAGAGGAACTAGATCAGAGGTATCAAGGCAAGGAGTACAAAGAGATATTTTGCCAATTGTAGAGGGGACAACGGTTATGACTAAATATGGGCCAGTAAAAACTGATCATATTTTATTTATAGCAGCAGGAGCTTTTTCTATGACAAAGCCATCAGATCTTATGCCTGAATTACAAGGTAGATTTCCAGTAAGAGTTGAGTTGAAAAATTTATCAAAAGATGATTTCGTAAAAATATTGACAAATGTTAAGAATAATTTAGTATATCAATATATAAAATTATTAGAAGTAGAAGATGTAACATTAGAAGTAACAGATGAAGCAGTAGATAAAATAGCAGAATACGCTATTTTATTAAATGAGAAAATTGAAAATATAGGAGCTAGAAGATTACATTCGGTAATAGAAAAAGTTTTAAAAGATATTTTGTTTGAGGCACCTTATGGAGAAAACAGGAAGATAATATTAAAAGGTAAAGATATTGATGATAAATTTAAAGGAGCTATAAAAAAAGAAAATTTAGAGAATTATATATTATAAAATTTTTTAGAAAATAGAAAGGTCATTTTTGGTATTATGATCAAAAATGATCTTTTTATAATTAAGACTCAGAAAAAATCAAAGAAAGGAATTTAAATAAAAAATGTATTTAAAATCTATAGAAATATCTGGCTTTAAGTCATTTGCAGACAAAACTAAATTAAATTTATCAAAAGGGATAACTTCAATAGTTGGTCCAAATGGAAGTGGTAAAAGTAATGTTTTGGATGCTGTATTGTGGGCATTAGGAGAACAAAGCTATAAAAGTATAAGAGCTAAAGAGGGGAGTGATGTAATTTTTTCTGGTGGGAAAAATTCAAAGAAAAAAGGAATGGCAATGGTTTCTTTAATAATTGATAACAATAACTCTCTTTTAGATATAGAATATAATGAAATAAAAATAACTAGAAAAATATTTTCATCTGGAGAAAATGAATATTATATTAATGATGGTAAAGTTAGATTAAAAGATATTCACGAATTATTTATGGATACTGGTATAGGGAAAAAAGCCTATTCTGTTATTGGACAAGGAAAAGTAGAAGAGATAATAATGTCTTCACAAAAAGAGTTAAGAGAAATAATAGAAGAAGTGGCAGGAATAAAAAAAATAAAAAAGAGGAAAGAGGAAGCTGAAAAGAAATTAGAAAAATTAAATGATAACATTGAAAAAATAGAAATTATAGAAAATGGAATAGTTGAAAGATTAGGACCTTTAAAAAAACAGTATGAAAAAGCAATAAAATATAGAGAACTTAATGAAAGTTTGAATGAATATAGATATGTTATTTATAAAAAGCAAAAAGAAACTTTAGGAATAAGTTTAGAAAAAATAGGTGTTGAAAAAGATAGAAAATTAGATGAATTAGAAAAAATTAAAGAAAATTTCAAAGCGACAGAAGAAAATTTAGAAAAACAAGTTCAATTAAAAGAAGCATTACAAAATAAAATTTTTGAAAAAGAAAATTCATTAAAAGAGATTGAAACTGTTTTAAATATAAATGAAAATAATAAAATTTTATATTTTGAAAGAGAAAATAATAATAAAAAAAGTTTAGAAAAGATTAATTTGGATATAATAGAATTAAATACACTACAAGATACAAGAAAAAAAGAGATTATAAAATTAAAAAAAGATGTTAATGAAATAGAAAATGAGATAAAAAAACAATTTGAAATTTTAGAAAAAGATAAAGAAGAGGTTGATGGAATCCAAATAAAAACATTAAACTTGGAAAAATCATTAGAAAAAAGCAAAAAAGATATTTTCAATTTAGAAATAGAAAAAGCCAAGTTACAAAATAAATTAGAAAGCAAAGATAATAAAGTAAAAAAAATTGAGATACATATTAAAAATTTAGAGATAGAAAACAGAGAGGTTATAGATGAAAAACATAAAGCAATAGAGGAAAGTAATAAAATTGTAAAGAATATAGATGAAAATCGTTCTAAATTAAGAGAGATACAAATTAATATAGATGATAAGTTTGAACAGATTAAAGAATTAAAAAAAACAGTTGAAAATAAAAATGTTATAGTGGAAGAATTAAATAGAAAATTAAATAATAGAATATTAAAATCACAAGCTCTTAATAGAATGAATGAAAATTTTGAAGGATTATTTAAGGGTGTAAAAGAGATTATAAAATCAAATATAAGTGGAGTAATTTCACCATTTATGGATATAATAGAAATTCCAGAATATTTAGAAACAGCAATAGTAACAGTAGCTGGAAATAGTTTACAAGATATAGTAGTAGAGAATAGTAGTGTGGCTAAAAAATGTATAGAATTTTTAAAAAGAGAAAAAAAAGGAAGAGCATCTTTTTTGGCATTTGATATGGTTAGTAAAAGTAAGGGTGGAAAAATAGAAAAAAAAGATGGAATTCTTGGAAGATTATCAGAATTAGTAAAATATGATAATCAATATAAAGATGTTGTAGAGTTAGTTTTAGGGAATATATTAGTAGTAAAAGATGTAAATATTGGGATAAATATTCAAAAAAAGAGATCTTTTTATGGAACAATAGTAACGTTAGAAGGAGAAGTTATACATTCTAAAGGAAAAATAAGCGGTGGAGAAAAAGTTAAAAATGGCATAACTATGATATTTGAAAGAAAAAAAGAGATTAATAATATAAATGAAGAAATAACTAATATTGAAGAAATATTAGTAAAAGAAAAACAATATGAAATTAAAATTAAAAAAGATATAAATATACTTATAGATAAAATAGAAGAATTAAATATCAATAAAAGTAATATAGAGGATATTCTAAAAAAATTAGGTTCAGAAAAAGAGAAGAGAGCATATTTATTAAATAGTATAGAAAATAAATTAGAAGTTATAGAATATGAACTTAAAAATGAAAAAAACTATTTAAATGAAATTATTGAAAACAGTTCTAAACAAAACAATGAGGTTAAAATTATTGAAGAAGATATTTTAAAATTAAAAAATAATATTTTAGAGCTTGAATTTAAACTAAAAGAAAATAGAAAAAAATCTGAAAAAAATTCAGGAGAATATTATGAAAAAAAATCTAAAATTGATATTTTGAAGCAAAAAAAAGAGTTTGTTGAAAAAAATCTATTTGATAAAGAGGAACAATTAAAAAATGTTTTAGAAAATCTTAATAAAAATAACAGTCAAAGAGATATTTATATTTCTGAAATAGAAGATTTAGAGAAAAAGCTTTTAAAAATTGATGAAATATTATCTGAGAAATCAGGATTTTTGAAAAATATGCAAACTGGAATAGAACAATTAAAAGAAGAATTTTTAAATTTTCAAAATTTAGAAAAAATGAAAATAATTGAAATAAAAGAGATTGAAAAAGAGTTAATAAAAAATGAAAATAGTTATCATATAATAATAAAAGAATATGAAGTGCTGAATGATGAATTTGAACAAATAATTAAAAAGTTTTCGGAAGTTGATTATGAAGGGGAACTAGATGAAGCACTTTTAAAATTACCAGTAGATATTTTAAAATCAGAAATTAATAAATTAGAAAGAAGTATAAATAAAATTGGAGAAATTAATTTATATTCTATTGAAGAATATAAAGAATTGTCAAAAAAGTATGAAGTTTTAAAATATCAAAAAGAAGATTTGATTAATAGCAAAAAGGAACTTGAAAAATTAATAGCATCTATTTTAGAAGAGTTATTAAATAATTTTGTGTTAGCATACAAAGAATTAAAAAACAACTTTAGTTATACTTGTCAAGAGATGTTAGGAATGGCAAAAGGAGAGATATTATTAACTAATAGCGAAGATTTATTAAATACAGGTGTAGAATTAAAAGTTAAATTTAATAATAAAAAAGAGCAATCACTTAGTTTATTATCTGGAGGAGAAAAATCAATGATTGCTGTGGCGTTTATAATGGCAATCTTTATGTATAAGCCAAGTCCATTTACATTTTTTGATGAGATAGAAGCTGCTCTTGATGAAACAAATACTAAAAAGCTGATATTAATGTTGAAAAAATTTACTGAGAAATCACAATTTATTTTAATTACGCATAATAAAGAGACAATGAAAGAATCAGATACATTATATGGAGTTACTATGGATAAAAGTGAGGGAGTATCGAAATTATTGTCAGTTGATATGTAGAATAAGCTTTTAGAGGAGGTTTAACATATGATTAGAGATGTAAAATTAGAAGATAGTAAAGCAATATGTGATATTTATAATTATTATATTGAAAATACAATAATTACTTTTGAATTAGAAAAAATAGATAGTAAAGAGATGGAGAATAGAATAAAAGAAATTTCTAATAAATATTGCTGGATAGTATTTGAAGAGGAAAATGAAATTTTAGGATATGCTTATATAGGTTTATGGAAAAGTAGAGAAGCGTATAATAGAGTATCTGAAGTTACAGTTTATTTAAAAAAGGGATATGACAGAAAAGGGATTGGGACAAAATTATTAAAAGAATTAATGAATAGAGCTAAAAAAATGGAGAATATGCATAGTTTAATAAGTGTAATAGCAATTCCTAATGAAGGAAGCATAAAATTACACGAAAAGTTAGGATTTACTAAAGCTGCATATTATAAAGAAGTGGGATATAAATTTGACAACTATATTGATGTGGAATGTTTGCAGTATATATTATAAAATTGTGAAAAAGCTGAATTAATTTTCAGCTTTTTTTAATTTTCAATTTCACATTATACATTTCAAATTATATTCACTATCTATAAATTCTTTTACATTATAAAATTTGAATTATTAAAAAAAATTAATTTAATTTTTTTGCTATTTTGATGTATAATATGTTTAAGCTTAATTTAGCAAAGTAAAATACAAAAAATTAATTTGAGGAGGGAATAAATTGGAAGAATTAATAAAAGAAAAAGCTAAAACAGTAGAAAAATTAAAGTTAGAAATAGGAAAAGTGATTGTAGGTCAAGATTATATGGTAGACAGAATTTTAGTAGGTATATTTACTGGAGGACACGTTTTATTAGAAGGAGTCCCTGGACTTGCAAAATCATTAACAGTGAGTACAATATCAAAAGTTTTGGGAACAGAATTTAATAGAATACAATTTACACCAGACCTTTTGCCAGCAGATGTAATAGGTACAAGAATGTATAATCAACCAACAGGAGAATTTATAACAAAAAAAGGACCGATATTCAGCAATATTATATTAGCAGATGAAATAAATAGAGCACCTGCGAAAGTTCAATCAGCACTTTTAGAAGCAATGCAAGAAAAACAAGTAACAATAGGTGAAGAAAGTTATCAATTGGACAGACCATTTTTGGTGTTAGCTACTCAAAATCCATTAGAACAAGAGGGAACGTATCCTTTGCCAGAAGCTCAACAAGATAGATTTATGTTAAAATTAAATGTAGATTATCCAAAAAAAGATGAAGAAAAGATAATAATTGATAGATTAACAGGAGAAGATAGAATTGAAGATACAAAATTGGAAGCTTTAGTTTCTAAAAAAGATATATTTGAAATTAGAGAATTAGTAAGAAAAGTTTATGTAAGTGATGAACTAAAAAATTATGTGTTGGATATAGTCTTTAAATCAAGAGAAAAATCAGATTATATAGAGTGTGGAGCATCTCCAAGAGCTTCTATTAATTTAATATTAGCTTCAAAAGCAATTGCATTTTTAAACGGAAGAAACTATGTAATTCCCGATGATGTAAAAGAGATTGCATATGACGTTTTGAGGCACAGATTAATTTTGACATATGAGGCAGAAGCTGAAGATTTGAAAGTAGAGGATATTATTGAAAATATATTAGGAAGTGTTAATATACCGTAGAGGGGATAGTTAATAATATAAAAAATAAAAAATAAAATATAAGAAGATTTTTAACCACTGGATGGGCACAGATAAAATATAAAAAAAGGCAAAAATATAAAGAAAAGAAAAAAATTAAGTAGGTGAAATTATGGTTGATAAAGAGATTTTAAAAAAGCTTAGGAAGATAGAGATAAAGTCTAATAGGATAGCGGAAGAGATATTTACTGGAGAGTATCATTCGGTATTTAGAGGAAACGGAATGGAATTTGAAGAGATAAGAGAGTATTCTCTTGGGGATGATATAAGGAATATTGATTGGAATGTAACAGCTCGCCAAAATAAAGCTTATGTTAAAAAATTTAAAGAAGAGAGAGAATTGAATTTTTTCTTGTTGATTGATATGTCTTGTTCTACAACTTATGGAGATAAGAAAAATATGATTGCAGAAATTGGAGCTACATTGGCATTTTCAGC is a window from the Haliovirga abyssi genome containing:
- the hslU gene encoding ATP-dependent protease ATPase subunit HslU, which translates into the protein MNMNYTPKEIVEKLNKYIISQDEAKKNVAIALRNRYRRKEIQDIELKKEIIPKNIILIGSTGVGKTEIARRLAKIANAPFIKVEATKYTEVGYVGKDVESIVKDLVALTFRMVQNEKAKELREKYIEKVYEIIAKKLFSYETINDDKKEEIIEKIKSGEYDESEIEIKPHSKSISPVIEVYSNGRGDGPEGLGNITEMLDDLVSGLSGKPQKQKKIKVKNAIEILLQEEINENTNKEDLIREAINKVENDGIIFIDEIDKIAERGTRSEVSRQGVQRDILPIVEGTTVMTKYGPVKTDHILFIAAGAFSMTKPSDLMPELQGRFPVRVELKNLSKDDFVKILTNVKNNLVYQYIKLLEVEDVTLEVTDEAVDKIAEYAILLNEKIENIGARRLHSVIEKVLKDILFEAPYGENRKIILKGKDIDDKFKGAIKKENLENYIL
- the smc gene encoding chromosome segregation protein SMC, encoding MYLKSIEISGFKSFADKTKLNLSKGITSIVGPNGSGKSNVLDAVLWALGEQSYKSIRAKEGSDVIFSGGKNSKKKGMAMVSLIIDNNNSLLDIEYNEIKITRKIFSSGENEYYINDGKVRLKDIHELFMDTGIGKKAYSVIGQGKVEEIIMSSQKELREIIEEVAGIKKIKKRKEEAEKKLEKLNDNIEKIEIIENGIVERLGPLKKQYEKAIKYRELNESLNEYRYVIYKKQKETLGISLEKIGVEKDRKLDELEKIKENFKATEENLEKQVQLKEALQNKIFEKENSLKEIETVLNINENNKILYFERENNNKKSLEKINLDIIELNTLQDTRKKEIIKLKKDVNEIENEIKKQFEILEKDKEEVDGIQIKTLNLEKSLEKSKKDIFNLEIEKAKLQNKLESKDNKVKKIEIHIKNLEIENREVIDEKHKAIEESNKIVKNIDENRSKLREIQINIDDKFEQIKELKKTVENKNVIVEELNRKLNNRILKSQALNRMNENFEGLFKGVKEIIKSNISGVISPFMDIIEIPEYLETAIVTVAGNSLQDIVVENSSVAKKCIEFLKREKKGRASFLAFDMVSKSKGGKIEKKDGILGRLSELVKYDNQYKDVVELVLGNILVVKDVNIGINIQKKRSFYGTIVTLEGEVIHSKGKISGGEKVKNGITMIFERKKEINNINEEITNIEEILVKEKQYEIKIKKDINILIDKIEELNINKSNIEDILKKLGSEKEKRAYLLNSIENKLEVIEYELKNEKNYLNEIIENSSKQNNEVKIIEEDILKLKNNILELEFKLKENRKKSEKNSGEYYEKKSKIDILKQKKEFVEKNLFDKEEQLKNVLENLNKNNSQRDIYISEIEDLEKKLLKIDEILSEKSGFLKNMQTGIEQLKEEFLNFQNLEKMKIIEIKEIEKELIKNENSYHIIIKEYEVLNDEFEQIIKKFSEVDYEGELDEALLKLPVDILKSEINKLERSINKIGEINLYSIEEYKELSKKYEVLKYQKEDLINSKKELEKLIASILEELLNNFVLAYKELKNNFSYTCQEMLGMAKGEILLTNSEDLLNTGVELKVKFNNKKEQSLSLLSGGEKSMIAVAFIMAIFMYKPSPFTFFDEIEAALDETNTKKLILMLKKFTEKSQFILITHNKETMKESDTLYGVTMDKSEGVSKLLSVDM
- a CDS encoding GNAT family N-acetyltransferase, producing the protein MIRDVKLEDSKAICDIYNYYIENTIITFELEKIDSKEMENRIKEISNKYCWIVFEEENEILGYAYIGLWKSREAYNRVSEVTVYLKKGYDRKGIGTKLLKELMNRAKKMENMHSLISVIAIPNEGSIKLHEKLGFTKAAYYKEVGYKFDNYIDVECLQYIL
- a CDS encoding AAA family ATPase, with amino-acid sequence MEELIKEKAKTVEKLKLEIGKVIVGQDYMVDRILVGIFTGGHVLLEGVPGLAKSLTVSTISKVLGTEFNRIQFTPDLLPADVIGTRMYNQPTGEFITKKGPIFSNIILADEINRAPAKVQSALLEAMQEKQVTIGEESYQLDRPFLVLATQNPLEQEGTYPLPEAQQDRFMLKLNVDYPKKDEEKIIIDRLTGEDRIEDTKLEALVSKKDIFEIRELVRKVYVSDELKNYVLDIVFKSREKSDYIECGASPRASINLILASKAIAFLNGRNYVIPDDVKEIAYDVLRHRLILTYEAEAEDLKVEDIIENILGSVNIP